One region of Streptococcus parasanguinis genomic DNA includes:
- a CDS encoding phosphodiester glycosidase family protein translates to MKFFKKSYTYAACFGLLLTSSFSYSMLKTFVLSDAIQTVKATTTDTKAAKKAAASATTTDTSYSDDNIQVSLTEKTVENTQVYIADITVSSSDYLKTAFAQNTYGTNVTAKTSVTAANNSAILAVNGDYYGANSTGYVIRNGVVYRDTVREDSSNGDLAIYKDGSFKIIYEDEISADQLVKDGVVNLLAFGPSLVENGEITVDTNSEVGQSMASNPRTAIGIIDENHYIIVVSDGRTSESEGLSLYQLAEVMKSYGVKTAYNLDGGGSSTLYFNGQVINKPTTNGTISERAVSDIVYIGY, encoded by the coding sequence ATGAAATTCTTTAAAAAATCCTACACCTATGCTGCCTGCTTTGGCCTTCTTTTGACCAGCAGTTTTAGCTACTCTATGCTCAAGACCTTTGTCTTATCCGATGCCATCCAAACCGTAAAAGCTACGACTACGGACACCAAGGCAGCCAAAAAAGCAGCTGCATCGGCTACAACAACTGATACTAGCTATTCAGATGACAATATCCAGGTAAGCCTAACAGAAAAAACGGTTGAAAATACCCAGGTTTACATTGCAGATATCACAGTCAGCTCATCTGACTACCTCAAAACAGCCTTTGCACAAAACACTTACGGAACCAACGTGACAGCCAAGACCTCTGTCACAGCTGCCAACAACAGTGCTATTCTGGCAGTGAATGGTGACTATTACGGGGCTAACAGTACAGGATACGTCATCCGAAATGGAGTGGTCTACCGCGATACCGTTCGGGAAGATTCAAGCAATGGTGACCTAGCCATTTACAAGGATGGATCCTTCAAAATTATCTATGAAGATGAGATCTCTGCGGATCAATTGGTCAAAGACGGGGTCGTCAATCTCCTCGCTTTCGGTCCTTCCTTAGTTGAAAATGGGGAAATAACTGTCGATACCAACTCAGAGGTCGGGCAATCTATGGCGTCAAATCCACGGACAGCGATTGGGATCATCGATGAAAACCACTACATTATCGTCGTGTCAGACGGACGGACTTCAGAGAGTGAAGGGCTTTCTCTCTACCAATTAGCGGAAGTGATGAAATCGTATGGCGTCAAAACAGCCTACAACCTGGATGGGGGTGGATCTTCTACCCTTTACTTCAATGGTCAAGTTATTAACAAACCAACAACAAATGGTACTATCTCAGAAAGGGCGGTGAGTGACATTGTCTATATCGGTTACTAA